A stretch of the Thiomicrospira pelophila DSM 1534 genome encodes the following:
- the lpdA gene encoding dihydrolipoyl dehydrogenase: protein MSQIVEIRIPDIGDFADVDVIEVLVAQGDEVVQDDSLLTLESDKATMEVPAELSGRIVELTVSVGDKVRQGTVIGKMEIADESPAKLTEQKAEQKSEAKPETNAQAAPQAVSSKDLPPADKTCQVLVLGGGPGGYTAAFRAADLGKQVILVERYPVIGGVCLNVGCIPSKALLHMSVVLNETQEMAAHGIEFAKPKINLDKMRDYKNSVITKLTGGLGALAKQRKVEVVQGVGKFSSANTITVTAEDGSEQTIAFEKAVIAAGSRVIKLPFIPHDDPRVMDSTDALELEEVPKRLLVIGGGIIGLEMAQVYDSLGSKVTVVELGDNIIPGADKDLTRPLLKKIKARYENIFLKSKVTHVEAAKGGLVVSFEGKDCPAQDTFDRVLVAVGRTPNGKLLDAEKAGVVVNDWGFIEVDERQKTNVDHIYAIGDIVGQPMLAHKAVHEGKVAAEVICDMPSAFTPMGIPSVAYTDPEVAWAGKTEEELKAEGVEYEKGVFPWAASGRSLSLGRDEGLSKSLFCAKTHRLLGAGIVGPNAGELIAEAMLAIEMGADMQDIGLTIHPHPTLSETFAFAAEMAEGTITDLIAPKKKK, encoded by the coding sequence ATGAGTCAAATCGTAGAGATTCGTATTCCAGATATTGGCGACTTTGCTGATGTGGATGTGATTGAAGTATTAGTCGCTCAAGGCGACGAAGTGGTACAAGACGATTCATTGTTAACCCTTGAATCGGACAAAGCCACCATGGAAGTGCCGGCTGAGTTATCTGGACGCATTGTCGAATTAACGGTTTCGGTAGGCGACAAAGTTCGTCAGGGAACCGTGATCGGCAAAATGGAAATCGCCGATGAAAGCCCAGCCAAACTAACCGAACAAAAAGCTGAGCAAAAATCAGAAGCCAAACCAGAAACGAATGCACAAGCCGCTCCGCAAGCGGTGTCGTCAAAAGACCTACCACCAGCCGACAAAACTTGCCAAGTGCTGGTTTTAGGCGGTGGCCCAGGTGGTTATACCGCCGCTTTCCGCGCGGCGGATTTGGGCAAACAAGTGATTTTGGTTGAACGTTATCCGGTCATCGGTGGCGTGTGTCTAAACGTGGGCTGTATTCCGTCTAAAGCGTTATTGCATATGTCAGTGGTGTTAAACGAAACCCAAGAAATGGCCGCACACGGCATTGAGTTTGCCAAGCCAAAAATCAATTTGGACAAGATGCGCGATTATAAAAACAGCGTGATCACCAAATTGACCGGCGGCTTAGGCGCGCTCGCGAAACAACGTAAAGTTGAAGTCGTACAAGGTGTTGGCAAGTTCAGCTCAGCGAATACCATCACGGTTACCGCAGAAGATGGCAGCGAACAAACCATCGCGTTCGAAAAAGCCGTGATCGCCGCCGGTTCACGTGTGATTAAATTGCCGTTTATTCCGCATGATGACCCACGCGTAATGGACTCAACTGATGCGTTAGAGCTTGAAGAAGTACCGAAACGTTTATTGGTGATCGGTGGCGGCATTATCGGTTTAGAAATGGCGCAGGTTTACGACTCACTAGGTTCAAAAGTCACCGTAGTCGAACTGGGCGATAACATTATTCCGGGTGCCGACAAAGACTTAACGCGTCCGTTGTTAAAGAAAATCAAAGCGCGTTACGAAAACATTTTCCTTAAATCCAAAGTCACCCACGTTGAAGCCGCCAAAGGCGGGCTAGTGGTGTCGTTTGAAGGTAAAGACTGTCCAGCACAAGACACCTTTGATCGCGTATTAGTGGCGGTCGGTCGCACACCAAACGGTAAATTGTTGGATGCTGAAAAAGCCGGTGTGGTCGTAAACGATTGGGGCTTTATCGAAGTCGATGAACGTCAAAAAACCAATGTCGATCACATTTATGCGATTGGCGACATTGTGGGTCAGCCTATGTTGGCGCACAAAGCGGTACACGAAGGCAAAGTGGCGGCGGAAGTCATTTGCGATATGCCGAGCGCCTTTACGCCAATGGGTATTCCAAGTGTGGCCTACACCGATCCAGAAGTCGCGTGGGCCGGTAAAACTGAAGAAGAACTTAAAGCCGAAGGCGTTGAGTACGAAAAAGGCGTGTTCCCTTGGGCGGCGTCAGGTCGCAGCTTAAGCTTAGGGCGTGATGAAGGTCTAAGTAAGTCCTTGTTCTGTGCCAAAACCCATCGCCTATTAGGCGCGGGTATTGTCGGGCCAAATGCCGGTGAATTAATTGCCGAAGCCATGTTGGCGATTGAAATGGGCGCCGATATGCAAGATATCGGCTTAACCATTCATCCGCATCCAACCCTAAGCGAAACCTTTGCGTTCGCGGCGGAAATGGCCGAAGGTACGATTACTGATTTGATCGCACCCAAGAAGAAAAAGTAA
- the aceF gene encoding dihydrolipoyllysine-residue acetyltransferase, giving the protein MAKIQFTVPDIGDFDSVDVIEVLVNEGDQVQVDDSVLTLESDKATMEVPSTHSGKVSNIQVKVGDKVAQGTYIFDIEVDEAEQAAEPAKAENKAEEPVKQPAPQAAAAPAPKLHEQTQSSSVGLPTDASVSNTPKPVNHQSMGAVSHASPAVRAFARVLGVDLAGVNGSGSKGRVLKSDIQNFVKSVMQGQASAGGAQGSGIPPVPTIDFSQFGETEEIELSRIKKLSGKHLSTAWLNIPHVTQFDECDITEMDKFRKDMKAQAEKAGVKLTPLVFIMKAVVAGLKAFPNFNASLSPDGQKLIRKGYYNIGIAVDTPNGLVVPVVRDVDQKSIFELSRDLMELSTKARDGKLSPKDMSGGCFSISSLGGIGGTQFTPIVNAPEVAIMGVSKASMQPVWDGSEFKPRLVMPYSISYDHRVIDGAEGVRFSTFVGQHLADIRQLLL; this is encoded by the coding sequence ATGGCAAAAATTCAATTTACAGTGCCCGATATTGGTGATTTTGATTCGGTTGATGTGATCGAGGTTTTAGTAAACGAAGGCGATCAGGTTCAAGTTGACGATTCGGTACTAACGCTGGAGTCTGATAAGGCGACGATGGAAGTGCCGTCTACCCATTCAGGTAAGGTCAGCAACATCCAGGTCAAGGTTGGCGATAAAGTCGCGCAAGGTACCTATATTTTCGATATCGAAGTCGATGAGGCCGAACAAGCCGCTGAACCGGCTAAAGCTGAAAACAAAGCGGAAGAGCCGGTGAAACAACCCGCCCCTCAAGCGGCGGCCGCACCAGCGCCTAAGTTGCACGAACAAACCCAGTCTAGCTCGGTTGGTTTACCAACAGACGCTTCGGTAAGCAATACACCTAAACCAGTGAATCATCAGTCGATGGGCGCGGTGAGCCATGCTTCACCAGCGGTTCGTGCGTTTGCACGTGTGTTGGGTGTCGATTTAGCCGGAGTTAATGGCTCTGGCTCAAAAGGGCGTGTGCTTAAGTCTGATATTCAGAACTTTGTTAAGTCGGTCATGCAAGGTCAAGCTTCGGCGGGCGGCGCACAAGGTTCGGGCATTCCGCCGGTTCCGACCATCGATTTCAGCCAGTTTGGTGAAACCGAAGAGATCGAACTTAGTCGTATTAAGAAGTTGTCGGGCAAACATTTGTCGACGGCTTGGTTAAATATTCCACACGTCACCCAATTTGACGAGTGTGATATTACCGAGATGGACAAGTTCCGCAAAGACATGAAAGCCCAAGCTGAAAAAGCCGGCGTTAAACTCACGCCGTTGGTCTTCATTATGAAAGCCGTGGTCGCGGGCTTAAAAGCCTTCCCAAATTTCAACGCGTCCTTGTCGCCAGACGGTCAAAAATTGATCCGCAAAGGCTATTACAACATCGGGATCGCGGTGGATACACCGAATGGTTTGGTGGTGCCGGTTGTTCGTGATGTCGATCAAAAATCAATCTTTGAACTATCACGCGATTTGATGGAGCTTAGCACCAAAGCACGCGACGGCAAATTGTCACCTAAAGATATGTCGGGCGGTTGTTTCAGCATTTCTAGCCTAGGCGGCATCGGTGGTACGCAGTTTACGCCGATTGTGAATGCGCCAGAAGTCGCGATCATGGGGGTTTCAAAAGCCTCAATGCAACCAGTTTGGGATGGCTCAGAATTTAAACCACGTTTGGTGATGCCTTATAGCATTTCATACGACCACCGTGTAATTGATGGAGCGGAAGGTGTGCGCTTTAGCACATTTGTGGGTCAGCATTTGGCCGATATCCGTCAACTATTACTCTAA
- the aceE gene encoding pyruvate dehydrogenase (acetyl-transferring), homodimeric type has product MSDQFIDQDPQETQEWLDALEAVVQFEGTDKAHHLIATLIEKARVHGIDIPYSANTPYINTIALEEQDNYPGDLTLEQRVRSILRWNAMAMVVKANKETGVGGHIASYASSCTLYEVGMNHFFKGPDHELGADMIFFQGHTAPGMYARAFLEGRMEEDRLKNFRQEVDGNGLSSYPHPWLMPDFWQFPTVSMGLGPLMAIYQARFMKYMDSRGLAKTEGRKVWAYLGDGEMDEPESRGAIQLAQRERLDNLIFVVNCNLQRLDGPVRGNGKIIQELEGMFRGAGWNVIKVLWGSGWDALLAKDTSGKLIERMGEVVDGEYQAYKAKNGAWVREHFFGKYPETAELVKDMTDGEIFKLTRGGHSPRKIYNAYKRASETKGMPSVILAKTVKGYGMGEFGEAANSAHQQKKLDINGLKYFRDRFSVPISDEQLEKEVPFYRPEADSPVMKYVEERRAELGGSLPIRQDKSEPLQVPELDAFKMLLDGTADREMSTTMAFVRVLSILLRDKELGKRVVPIIPDEARTFGMEGLFRQVGIYDPAGQLYEPVDSDQLMWYKESSNGQVLEEGINEAGAMSSWVSAATAYANYGVSMIPFYIYYSMFGFQRIGDLAWAAGDSRARGFLIGGTAGRTTLEGEGLQHQDGHNLVMFDAVPNCLSYDPTFGYEMAVIVQDGLKRMMQNKEDVFYYITAMNENYTHPAMPKGAEEGILKGIYSFKKSESKSKTRVQLMGSGTIFREVIAAAELLEQDWKVAADIWAVPSFNLLRREGIEVERWNTLHPASKAKVPYITQVLADAKGPFIAATDYIRDYANRVREYVPGDFHVLGTDGFGRSDTREQLRKFFEVNRHYVVVEALKGLAKQGQIKPDVVQQAIDKYGLDAEKTYPVHA; this is encoded by the coding sequence ATGAGCGATCAGTTCATTGATCAAGATCCACAAGAAACACAAGAGTGGCTTGATGCGTTAGAAGCCGTTGTTCAGTTTGAAGGTACCGATAAGGCCCACCATCTGATTGCAACCTTGATTGAAAAAGCCCGTGTTCACGGCATCGATATTCCTTATTCTGCTAATACCCCTTATATCAATACCATTGCTCTTGAAGAACAAGACAATTATCCGGGTGACTTAACTCTAGAACAGCGCGTACGTTCAATTTTGCGCTGGAATGCGATGGCCATGGTGGTAAAAGCCAACAAGGAAACGGGTGTAGGTGGTCATATTGCTTCTTATGCATCAAGTTGTACCTTATATGAAGTCGGCATGAACCACTTCTTTAAAGGTCCTGATCATGAACTAGGCGCAGATATGATCTTTTTCCAAGGTCACACGGCACCGGGTATGTATGCACGTGCTTTCTTAGAAGGACGCATGGAAGAAGACAGATTGAAAAACTTCCGTCAAGAAGTGGATGGTAATGGTTTGTCTTCTTATCCGCATCCATGGCTAATGCCAGATTTCTGGCAGTTCCCAACCGTATCTATGGGCTTGGGCCCATTAATGGCGATTTACCAAGCGCGTTTCATGAAGTATATGGACTCACGTGGATTGGCAAAAACCGAAGGCCGTAAAGTTTGGGCGTATTTAGGTGATGGTGAGATGGATGAGCCAGAATCACGTGGTGCGATTCAACTAGCGCAGCGTGAGCGTTTGGACAACCTAATTTTCGTGGTGAACTGTAACCTACAGCGTTTGGATGGACCGGTACGTGGTAACGGTAAAATCATCCAAGAATTAGAAGGCATGTTCCGTGGCGCAGGCTGGAACGTGATTAAAGTGCTATGGGGCTCCGGTTGGGATGCGTTATTAGCCAAAGACACCAGCGGCAAGTTAATTGAACGCATGGGCGAAGTGGTCGATGGTGAATACCAGGCCTATAAAGCTAAAAATGGCGCTTGGGTACGTGAGCACTTCTTTGGTAAATACCCAGAAACCGCTGAGTTGGTTAAGGATATGACCGACGGCGAAATCTTTAAGCTAACACGTGGTGGTCACTCACCGCGTAAAATCTACAACGCCTATAAGCGTGCCAGTGAAACCAAAGGTATGCCATCGGTAATCTTGGCTAAAACCGTTAAGGGTTATGGCATGGGCGAGTTTGGTGAAGCCGCCAATAGCGCGCACCAACAGAAGAAACTGGATATTAACGGCCTGAAATACTTCCGTGATCGTTTCTCTGTCCCGATTTCAGATGAACAGCTGGAAAAAGAAGTGCCGTTCTATCGTCCAGAAGCCGATAGCCCAGTAATGAAATATGTTGAAGAACGCCGTGCCGAATTAGGTGGTTCACTGCCAATTCGTCAAGACAAGTCAGAGCCTTTGCAGGTGCCGGAACTGGACGCATTCAAAATGTTGCTAGATGGCACAGCAGATCGTGAAATGTCGACCACTATGGCGTTTGTTCGTGTGTTATCTATCTTGTTGCGCGACAAAGAGCTAGGTAAGCGTGTTGTGCCGATCATTCCTGATGAAGCGCGTACTTTCGGTATGGAAGGCTTGTTCCGTCAAGTCGGTATTTATGACCCAGCTGGCCAGCTATATGAGCCAGTCGATTCAGACCAGTTGATGTGGTACAAAGAATCATCAAACGGTCAGGTATTAGAAGAAGGGATTAACGAAGCCGGTGCGATGTCATCGTGGGTATCTGCCGCGACCGCTTATGCCAACTATGGCGTGAGCATGATTCCTTTCTATATTTACTACTCAATGTTCGGTTTCCAGCGTATTGGTGACTTAGCTTGGGCCGCGGGCGATTCGCGTGCACGTGGTTTCTTAATCGGCGGTACAGCCGGTCGTACCACTTTGGAAGGTGAAGGTCTACAGCACCAAGACGGTCACAACCTAGTGATGTTTGATGCCGTGCCTAACTGCTTAAGCTACGATCCAACTTTCGGTTACGAAATGGCGGTGATTGTTCAGGACGGTCTAAAACGCATGATGCAGAACAAAGAAGACGTGTTCTACTACATCACCGCGATGAACGAAAACTACACTCACCCAGCTATGCCGAAAGGCGCAGAAGAAGGTATTTTAAAAGGGATTTACTCCTTCAAAAAATCTGAATCTAAGTCTAAGACTCGCGTACAGCTAATGGGTTCAGGTACGATTTTCCGCGAAGTAATTGCCGCGGCTGAACTGTTAGAGCAGGATTGGAAAGTCGCCGCTGATATTTGGGCCGTGCCAAGCTTTAACCTATTGCGCCGTGAAGGTATTGAAGTCGAGCGTTGGAACACCTTACACCCAGCTTCAAAAGCCAAGGTGCCTTACATTACGCAAGTATTGGCGGATGCAAAAGGGCCGTTTATTGCGGCGACGGATTACATTCGCGATTACGCTAACCGTGTTCGTGAATATGTGCCGGGCGATTTCCATGTATTGGGTACCGATGGTTTCGGTCGCTCAGATACGCGTGAACAGTTGCGTAAATTCTTTGAAGTGAACCGCCATTATGTAGTGGTTGAAGCCTTAAAAGGGCTTGCGAAGCAAGGTCAGATTAAACCTGATGTCGTGCAGCAAGCGATTGATAAATACGGCTTGGATGCAGAAAAAACCTATCCAGTTCACGCATAA
- a CDS encoding RNA pyrophosphohydrolase, whose product MIDQDGYRLNVGIIIANKQGKLFWGKRIQQEAWQFPQGGIRESETPQQAVFRELREEVGLSPSDVRVLGKTSDWLHYDLPKHLIRHYSQPVCVGQKQIWFLLGLESSDDAINLADHPTPEFETWTWVDYWRPVQEVVNFKQSVYHLALTELEDALNKFWLPK is encoded by the coding sequence GTGATTGATCAGGACGGATACCGCTTAAATGTGGGCATTATTATTGCCAATAAACAGGGCAAGTTGTTCTGGGGCAAGCGTATTCAGCAAGAAGCCTGGCAGTTTCCGCAGGGCGGCATTCGCGAAAGTGAAACCCCACAGCAAGCCGTGTTTCGTGAGTTACGTGAAGAGGTCGGTTTGTCGCCTTCTGATGTGCGCGTATTAGGCAAAACAAGCGATTGGTTGCATTATGACCTTCCTAAACACTTAATTCGACACTACAGCCAGCCGGTATGTGTGGGGCAAAAGCAAATTTGGTTTCTACTCGGTTTGGAAAGTTCAGACGACGCGATCAACTTAGCCGATCACCCAACGCCAGAGTTTGAAACCTGGACCTGGGTCGACTATTGGCGTCCGGTACAAGAGGTCGTCAACTTTAAACAATCGGTTTATCATCTAGCATTAACCGAACTGGAAGACGCGCTGAATAAGTTCTGGCTACCTAAATAA
- a CDS encoding HAD family hydrolase, which yields MSLAIFDLDNTLIGGDSDYLWGEFLVKNQLIDADEYRRANERFYEQYQNGDLDIFEYQTFSLKPLTLHSMQQLQAWHNEFMREMIEPIMLPQAQALIESHRSQGHRPLIITATNTFITRPIAEKLGINELIGTEPEVHEGRFTGRVAGVPSFQQGKVTRLADWLKQHDESLEDSYFYSDSHNDLPLLEQVSYPIAVDADPRLTQVAKEKGWKQMSLRG from the coding sequence ATGAGCTTGGCAATCTTTGATTTGGACAACACGTTAATTGGTGGCGACAGCGACTATCTTTGGGGCGAATTTTTGGTTAAAAATCAACTCATTGATGCGGACGAATACCGTCGTGCAAACGAACGCTTCTATGAACAATATCAAAACGGCGATTTAGATATTTTTGAATACCAAACTTTTTCGCTCAAGCCGCTTACTTTACATTCAATGCAACAACTACAGGCTTGGCATAACGAATTTATGCGCGAGATGATTGAGCCGATTATGTTGCCGCAAGCCCAAGCGCTGATTGAATCGCACCGATCACAAGGCCACCGCCCGCTGATTATTACCGCCACCAATACCTTTATTACCCGACCGATTGCTGAAAAATTGGGCATAAATGAGTTGATTGGTACCGAACCAGAAGTTCATGAAGGTCGCTTTACCGGACGCGTTGCCGGCGTGCCGTCGTTTCAACAAGGTAAAGTGACGCGCTTAGCGGACTGGCTAAAACAACATGATGAAAGCTTAGAAGACAGCTACTTCTATTCTGACTCGCACAACGATTTACCGTTATTAGAACAAGTGAGTTATCCAATTGCGGTGGATGCCGATCCGCGCTTAACTCAGGTGGCGAAAGAAAAGGGTTGGAAACAAATGAGTTTGCGCGGTTAA
- the fldA gene encoding flavodoxin FldA: protein MGKIGLFYGTDTGNTERVADLIKQKLGADLVDVHDIASAKKSDFDQYDKLILGQPTWYYGERQSSWDDFWEDFRSIDFTGKTVACFGLGDQADYAEYFVDAVGMMHDVVLENGGTPAGYWSTDGYQYDESKAATEDGEFFVGLALDEDQQPELTEKRIAEWVAQIKEEMEL, encoded by the coding sequence ATGGGAAAAATCGGCTTGTTTTACGGAACAGATACTGGCAATACCGAGCGGGTTGCCGACTTAATTAAACAGAAGTTGGGTGCGGATCTGGTGGATGTGCATGATATTGCATCGGCTAAAAAATCAGATTTTGACCAATATGATAAATTGATTCTCGGTCAACCAACTTGGTATTACGGCGAACGTCAAAGTAGCTGGGACGATTTTTGGGAAGACTTTCGTTCAATCGATTTTACAGGTAAAACCGTGGCCTGTTTTGGTTTGGGTGACCAAGCGGATTACGCCGAATACTTTGTCGATGCGGTTGGTATGATGCACGATGTGGTGCTTGAAAATGGTGGCACCCCAGCTGGCTATTGGTCAACGGACGGTTATCAGTATGATGAATCGAAAGCGGCGACCGAAGATGGCGAGTTTTTTGTCGGTTTGGCGCTGGATGAAGATCAGCAACCGGAATTAACTGAAAAACGTATCGCTGAATGGGTAGCGCAAATTAAAGAAGAAATGGAACTGTAA